Proteins from a genomic interval of Burkholderia cepacia GG4:
- the def gene encoding peptide deformylase yields the protein MALLNILHYPDKRLHKVAKPVDQVDDRIRKLVADMAETMYAAPGIGLAATQVDVHERVIVIDISEEKNELRAFINPELIWSSDAKQVYEEGCLSVPGIYDEVERPDHVRVRALNEQGETFELDCEGLLAVCVQHEMDHLMGRVFVEYLSPLKQTRIKTKMKKLERAM from the coding sequence ATGGCTTTGCTGAACATTCTTCATTATCCCGACAAGCGGCTGCACAAGGTCGCCAAGCCCGTCGACCAGGTCGACGACCGGATCCGCAAGCTCGTCGCGGACATGGCTGAAACCATGTACGCAGCGCCGGGCATCGGCCTCGCGGCGACGCAGGTCGACGTGCACGAGCGCGTGATCGTGATCGACATCTCCGAGGAGAAGAACGAGCTGCGCGCGTTCATCAACCCCGAGCTCATCTGGTCGAGCGACGCGAAGCAGGTCTATGAGGAGGGCTGCCTGTCGGTGCCCGGGATCTACGACGAAGTCGAGCGTCCCGACCACGTGCGCGTGCGCGCGCTCAACGAGCAGGGCGAGACCTTCGAGCTCGACTGCGAGGGCCTGCTGGCCGTGTGCGTGCAGCACGAGATGGATCACCTGATGGGGCGTGTGTTCGTCGAATACCTGTCGCCGCTGAAGCAGACCCGCATCAAGACGAAGATGAAGAAACTCGAACGCGCGATGTGA
- the fmt gene encoding methionyl-tRNA formyltransferase, translating to MTHTLRVIFAGTPEFAAAALAAIHEAGFPVPLVLTQPDRPAGRGMKLQASAVKRYAVEHGMPVAQPPSLRRAGKYPAEAADAIELLRTTPHDVMVVAAYGLLLPQEVLDIPRAGCINIHASLLPRWRGAAPIHRAIEAGDAETGVTLMQMDVGLDTGAMIEEARVAIAPDDTTATLHDRLAADGARLIVDALVRLERDGTLPATPQPADGVTYAEKIGKHEAALDWRKPADVLARQVRAFDPFPGGVATLDGAAIKLWAAEPVAARGDAAPGTIVEAAPEGVVVACGSGALRVTQLQKPGGKRLPAREFLAGSPLAAGQRFALPDPA from the coding sequence ATGACCCATACGTTGCGCGTGATTTTTGCCGGCACGCCGGAATTCGCCGCGGCCGCACTCGCCGCGATCCACGAGGCCGGTTTTCCGGTGCCGCTCGTGCTCACCCAGCCCGACCGCCCCGCAGGGCGCGGGATGAAACTGCAGGCGAGCGCGGTGAAGCGCTATGCCGTCGAGCACGGCATGCCCGTCGCGCAGCCGCCGTCGCTACGGCGCGCGGGCAAGTACCCGGCGGAGGCGGCCGACGCGATCGAGCTGCTGCGCACGACCCCGCACGACGTGATGGTGGTCGCCGCGTACGGCCTGCTGCTGCCGCAGGAAGTGCTCGACATCCCGCGCGCCGGTTGCATCAACATCCACGCGTCGCTGCTGCCGCGCTGGCGCGGCGCCGCGCCGATCCACCGGGCGATCGAGGCCGGTGACGCCGAGACGGGCGTCACGCTGATGCAGATGGACGTCGGTCTCGACACCGGCGCGATGATCGAGGAAGCACGCGTCGCGATCGCGCCCGACGATACGACCGCGACGCTGCACGACCGGCTGGCCGCCGACGGCGCGCGGCTGATCGTCGACGCGCTGGTGCGGCTCGAGCGCGACGGCACGCTGCCTGCCACCCCGCAGCCGGCCGACGGCGTGACTTATGCGGAAAAGATCGGCAAGCACGAGGCGGCGCTCGACTGGCGCAAGCCGGCCGACGTGCTCGCACGCCAGGTGCGCGCGTTCGACCCGTTCCCGGGCGGCGTCGCGACGCTCGACGGCGCGGCAATCAAGCTGTGGGCGGCCGAGCCCGTGGCGGCGCGTGGCGACGCGGCGCCCGGCACGATCGTCGAGGCTGCGCCAGAAGGCGTGGTCGTCGCATGCGGCAGCGGCGCGCTGCGCGTGACGCAACTGCAGAAGCCGGGCGGCAAGCGGCTGCCCGCGCGCGAATTCCTGGCTGGCTCGCCGCTCGCAGCGGGCCAGCGCTTCGCGTTGCCCGACCCGGCCTGA
- a CDS encoding LysE family translocator, whose product MFGITHFGFFVLAVFLLNVTPGPDTAYIVGRSVAQGRGAGLMSAFGISAGCCVHALACAFGLTALLAASAAAFTVIKLVGAAYLIYLGVRMIVTKQAAAPAGADAAQAAAAKPLRQLFMQGFWTNVLNPKVVLFFVSFFPQFVSADSPHKTLAFLALGAVFVVMSTIWTGVVAWVAGSVTQRFSGKPGVKKWLDRTVGSAFVGLGLRLAASQR is encoded by the coding sequence ATGTTTGGCATCACCCATTTCGGCTTCTTCGTACTCGCGGTTTTCCTGCTGAACGTCACGCCCGGCCCCGATACCGCGTATATCGTCGGCCGCAGCGTCGCGCAGGGCCGCGGCGCGGGGCTGATGTCCGCGTTCGGCATCTCGGCCGGCTGCTGCGTGCACGCGCTTGCCTGCGCATTCGGCCTGACCGCGCTGCTCGCGGCGTCGGCCGCCGCGTTCACGGTGATCAAGCTGGTCGGCGCCGCGTACCTGATCTACCTCGGCGTGCGCATGATCGTCACGAAGCAGGCCGCCGCGCCGGCGGGCGCCGATGCCGCGCAGGCCGCGGCCGCGAAGCCGCTGCGCCAGCTGTTCATGCAGGGTTTCTGGACCAACGTGCTGAACCCGAAGGTCGTCCTGTTCTTCGTGTCGTTCTTCCCGCAGTTCGTGTCGGCCGACAGCCCGCACAAGACGCTGGCGTTCCTGGCGCTCGGCGCGGTGTTCGTCGTGATGAGCACCATCTGGACCGGCGTCGTCGCATGGGTTGCGGGCAGCGTCACGCAGCGCTTTTCCGGCAAGCCGGGCGTCAAGAAGTGGCTCGACCGCACGGTCGGCAGCGCGTTCGTCGGGCTTGGGCTGCGGCTCGCGGCGTCGCAACGCTGA
- the htpX gene encoding zinc metalloprotease HtpX, with product MFNWVKTAMLMAGITALFIVIGGMIGGSRGMTIALLFALGMNFFSYWFSDKMVLRMYNAQEVDENTAPQFYRMVRELATRANLPMPRVYLINEDAPNAFATGRNPEHAAVAATTGILRVLSEREMRGVMAHELAHVKHRDILISTITATMAGAISALANFAMFFGGRDENGRPANPIAGIAVALLAPIAGALIQMAISRAREFEADRGGAQISGDPQSLATALDKIHRYAAGIPFQAAEAHPATAQMMIMNPLHGGGLQNLFSTHPATEERIARLMEMARTGRFD from the coding sequence ATGTTCAATTGGGTCAAAACGGCGATGCTGATGGCCGGGATCACGGCCCTGTTCATCGTGATCGGCGGCATGATCGGCGGTTCGCGCGGCATGACGATCGCGTTGCTGTTCGCGCTCGGCATGAATTTCTTCTCGTACTGGTTCTCCGACAAGATGGTGCTGCGCATGTACAACGCGCAGGAAGTCGACGAGAACACGGCGCCGCAGTTCTACCGGATGGTGCGCGAGCTGGCCACGCGCGCGAACCTGCCGATGCCGCGCGTCTACCTGATCAACGAGGATGCCCCGAACGCGTTCGCCACGGGCCGCAACCCCGAGCACGCGGCCGTTGCCGCGACGACGGGCATCCTGCGCGTGCTGTCCGAGCGCGAGATGCGCGGCGTGATGGCGCACGAGCTTGCGCACGTGAAGCACCGCGACATCCTGATCTCGACGATCACCGCGACGATGGCGGGCGCGATCTCGGCGCTGGCCAACTTTGCGATGTTCTTCGGCGGTCGCGACGAGAACGGCCGGCCGGCCAACCCGATCGCGGGCATTGCGGTTGCGCTGCTCGCGCCGATCGCCGGCGCGCTGATCCAGATGGCGATCTCGCGGGCGCGCGAGTTCGAGGCCGATCGCGGCGGCGCGCAGATTTCCGGCGATCCGCAGTCGCTCGCTACCGCGCTCGACAAGATTCATCGTTATGCGGCCGGTATTCCGTTCCAGGCGGCCGAGGCGCATCCGGCCACCGCGCAGATGATGATCATGAACCCGTTGCACGGCGGCGGCCTGCAGAACCTGTTCTCCACGCACCCGGCGACCGAGGAGCGCATCGCGCGCCTGATGGAGATGGCGCGTACCGGCCGCTTCGACTAA
- the rsmB gene encoding 16S rRNA (cytosine(967)-C(5))-methyltransferase RsmB, whose protein sequence is MTRTRSSAPSSSGRPARLSALHLAPDSLAFALDSAAQAVDAVRRGTALPAALAAVFAHMPAGAQALARGATQDVAYRTMRRLGSADWLIGQLVSKAPAAHVHAVLAGALALLLDPEDTAAYPAFTVVDQAVTVIGARREYAFAKGMVNAVLRRFLRERDALVAAMQGDPVARWNYRTWWVDAVKRAWPDAWQAMLAAGERQGPLTLRVNARRATVDAYLDTLRASGIEATAIGRHAVRLASALPVDRIPGFADGVVSVQDAGAQLAAEWLGVRDGMRVLDACAAPGGKTGHILELADADVVALESDAARAARIGENLARLSLTADVRVGDAGAPDAWYDGRAFDRILADVPCSASGIVRRHPDIRWLRREADIAALVAEQRRILAALWPLVKQGGELLYVTCSIFPEEGELQARWFEAACEDAVRLDAPGQLLPGGVHGGAAGALDQNTDHDGFFYARFQKR, encoded by the coding sequence ATGACACGAACCCGTTCCTCCGCCCCGTCTTCCTCCGGCCGCCCGGCGCGCCTGTCCGCGCTGCACCTCGCGCCCGATTCGCTGGCGTTCGCGCTCGACTCGGCCGCGCAGGCGGTCGATGCGGTGCGGCGCGGTACGGCGCTGCCGGCGGCACTCGCCGCGGTGTTCGCGCACATGCCCGCCGGCGCGCAGGCGCTGGCGCGCGGCGCGACGCAGGACGTCGCGTACCGGACGATGCGTCGCCTCGGCAGCGCGGACTGGCTGATCGGCCAGCTCGTCAGCAAGGCGCCGGCCGCGCATGTGCACGCGGTGCTCGCCGGCGCGCTCGCGCTGCTGCTCGATCCGGAGGACACGGCCGCGTATCCGGCGTTCACGGTCGTCGACCAGGCCGTGACCGTGATCGGCGCGCGGCGCGAATACGCGTTCGCGAAGGGGATGGTCAACGCGGTGCTGCGGCGTTTCCTGCGCGAGCGCGACGCGCTCGTCGCGGCGATGCAGGGCGATCCGGTCGCACGCTGGAATTACCGTACCTGGTGGGTCGATGCGGTGAAGCGCGCATGGCCCGACGCGTGGCAGGCGATGCTCGCGGCCGGCGAGCGCCAGGGGCCGCTGACGTTGCGCGTGAACGCGCGCCGCGCGACCGTCGACGCGTATCTCGACACGCTGCGCGCCAGCGGCATCGAAGCGACCGCGATCGGCCGCCATGCGGTGCGGCTCGCGTCGGCGCTGCCGGTCGACCGCATTCCGGGCTTCGCCGACGGCGTCGTGTCGGTGCAGGACGCCGGCGCGCAGCTCGCGGCCGAATGGCTCGGTGTGCGCGACGGCATGCGCGTGCTCGACGCGTGCGCGGCACCGGGCGGCAAGACCGGCCATATCCTCGAGCTGGCCGACGCGGATGTCGTCGCGCTCGAGAGCGACGCGGCCCGTGCGGCGCGCATCGGCGAGAACCTCGCGCGCCTGTCGCTCACGGCGGACGTGCGCGTCGGCGACGCGGGCGCGCCTGACGCGTGGTACGACGGCCGTGCGTTCGACCGCATCCTGGCCGACGTGCCGTGCTCGGCATCCGGCATCGTGCGCCGCCACCCCGACATCCGCTGGCTGCGCCGCGAAGCCGACATCGCCGCGCTCGTCGCGGAACAGCGCCGCATCCTGGCGGCGCTGTGGCCGCTCGTGAAGCAGGGCGGCGAACTGCTCTACGTGACCTGTTCGATCTTCCCGGAAGAAGGCGAGTTGCAGGCCCGCTGGTTTGAAGCGGCCTGTGAAGATGCGGTACGATTGGACGCGCCCGGCCAACTGCTGCCGGGCGGCGTGCACGGCGGGGCTGCCGGCGCACTCGACCAGAACACCGATCACGACGGATTTTTCTACGCGCGGTTTCAGAAACGGTGA
- a CDS encoding DUF4390 domain-containing protein encodes MTIKHLFPLRLAAVLMVALTLCLTVVRPARAESIAVQRASLQADGSGWSLDARFDFELNPNLEDAVNKGIPLYFTTDFELGRARWYWFDEQPVSVSQTIRLSFQPLTREYRVSTGGLQLGFPSLKDALAVVRHITSWHVIDRNQVRAGETYTASVRMQLDTALMPKPFQVDAVNNRDWTLGSDWKRFNFTVTERAK; translated from the coding sequence GTGACGATCAAACACCTTTTTCCACTTCGGCTCGCGGCCGTCCTGATGGTCGCGTTGACGCTGTGCCTGACTGTCGTCCGGCCGGCGCGCGCCGAATCGATCGCCGTGCAGCGCGCGTCGCTGCAGGCCGACGGAAGCGGCTGGAGCCTCGATGCCCGCTTCGATTTCGAGCTGAATCCGAACCTCGAGGATGCCGTCAACAAGGGCATCCCGCTTTACTTCACGACCGACTTCGAACTGGGCCGCGCGCGCTGGTACTGGTTCGACGAGCAGCCGGTGTCGGTGTCGCAGACGATTCGCCTGTCGTTCCAGCCGCTCACGCGCGAATACCGCGTGTCGACGGGCGGCCTGCAACTCGGCTTCCCGTCGCTGAAGGATGCGCTCGCGGTCGTCAGGCACATCACGTCGTGGCACGTGATCGACCGCAATCAGGTGCGTGCCGGCGAAACCTATACGGCATCGGTGCGAATGCAGCTCGATACGGCGCTGATGCCGAAGCCGTTCCAGGTCGACGCGGTGAACAACCGCGACTGGACGCTCGGGTCCGACTGGAAGCGCTTCAACTTCACGGTGACCGAACGTGCTAAATAA
- the esaS gene encoding sensor histidine kinase EsaS (Enhanced Sensitivity to Antibiotics Sensor) has protein sequence MLNKVRRAASGKSLLIRVIVSTVALTALLLLVLLAAASANTEFFDRYYSWLYAMNIIVALVFLLVVLGLIGMIVVRLRKGKFGTRLLAKLAVFFALVGVVPGGIIYIVSYQFVSRSIESWFDVNVETALTAGLNLGRGMLDASLSDLQTKARLMSDQLASVDANTNGTTLTLLRLRDQFGVQDATIVEPSRGASGAAPDLHIVAQASGNFAALIPDDLPTPLMLSQAREHGAYAAIEGEVDGDPRAHGAKGALRLRVVRPIPDATTSLLQPAERFLQLTQPVPPTLAHNADAVQRAYREYQEKSLGRTGLRKMYIGTLTLALFLATFIAMMLALALGQQLARPLFLLAQGTKEITEGDYTPKREIKSRDELGFLTQSFNAMTRQLSEARLAVEKNRVALEHSKTYLESILANLTAGVFVLDRQFRLTTANRGAERIFRQPFNSLIGTALDRIDVVAEFGAMVRKAFADREAASDGGSGDRGHWQQQFAVEVPGEADPLTLLVRGTRLVSTVEGQADDPQTSGYVVVFDDISDVISAQRSVAWGEVARRLAHEIKNPLTPIQLSAERLQMKLSDKLAPPDADVLKRGATMIVNQVAAMKRMVDDFREYARTPPAVLSNLQLNELASEVLGLYGVGEGKSAIVAELAPSLPVIRGDATQLRQVIHNLLQNAQDSVAEVAHPRVLIETKTVEYGDPDAEGKTRVAVRLTVSDNGPGFPARILTRAFEPYVTTKAKGTGLGLATVKKIVDEHGARIDLRNRMHGETVEGAQVSILFLQMASDTPGAEPGAQGGAAPAKTKASVQTKAA, from the coding sequence GTGCTAAATAAAGTGCGCCGCGCGGCCAGCGGGAAGAGCCTCCTCATTCGCGTGATCGTGTCGACCGTCGCGCTCACTGCGCTGCTGCTGCTCGTGCTGCTTGCGGCCGCGAGCGCGAACACGGAATTCTTCGACCGCTACTACTCGTGGCTGTACGCGATGAACATCATCGTCGCGCTCGTGTTCCTGCTGGTGGTGCTCGGGCTGATCGGGATGATCGTCGTGCGCCTGAGGAAGGGCAAGTTCGGCACGCGGCTGCTCGCGAAGCTCGCGGTGTTCTTCGCGCTCGTCGGCGTGGTGCCGGGCGGGATCATCTACATCGTGTCGTACCAGTTCGTGTCGCGCAGCATCGAATCGTGGTTCGACGTGAACGTCGAGACTGCGCTGACGGCCGGCCTGAACCTCGGCCGCGGGATGCTCGATGCGTCGCTGTCCGACCTGCAGACGAAGGCGCGGCTGATGTCCGACCAGCTCGCGAGCGTCGACGCGAACACGAACGGCACGACGCTCACGCTGCTGCGCCTGCGCGACCAGTTCGGCGTGCAGGACGCGACGATCGTCGAGCCGAGCCGTGGCGCCTCGGGTGCGGCGCCCGACCTGCACATCGTTGCGCAGGCGTCGGGCAATTTCGCCGCGCTGATTCCGGATGACCTGCCGACTCCGCTGATGCTGAGCCAGGCGCGCGAGCATGGCGCGTATGCGGCGATCGAGGGCGAAGTCGACGGCGACCCGCGTGCGCACGGCGCGAAGGGCGCGTTGCGGCTGCGCGTCGTGCGGCCGATTCCCGATGCGACGACGTCGCTGCTGCAGCCGGCGGAGCGGTTCCTGCAACTCACCCAGCCGGTGCCGCCCACGCTCGCGCACAACGCGGACGCCGTGCAGCGCGCGTATCGCGAGTACCAGGAAAAATCGCTCGGCCGCACCGGGCTGCGCAAGATGTACATCGGCACGCTGACGCTCGCGCTATTCCTCGCGACCTTCATCGCGATGATGCTCGCGCTCGCGCTCGGCCAGCAGCTCGCGCGGCCGCTGTTCCTGCTCGCGCAGGGCACGAAGGAAATCACGGAAGGCGACTACACGCCGAAGCGCGAGATCAAGTCGCGCGACGAGCTCGGCTTCCTCACGCAGTCGTTCAACGCGATGACGCGCCAGCTGTCCGAGGCGCGGCTCGCGGTCGAGAAGAACCGGGTCGCGCTCGAGCATTCGAAGACGTATCTCGAGAGCATCCTCGCGAACCTGACGGCCGGCGTGTTCGTGCTCGATCGCCAGTTCCGGCTGACGACGGCCAACCGCGGCGCGGAGCGGATCTTCCGGCAGCCGTTCAACTCGCTGATCGGCACGGCGCTCGACCGGATCGACGTCGTTGCGGAATTCGGCGCGATGGTACGCAAGGCGTTCGCCGATCGCGAAGCGGCATCCGACGGTGGCAGCGGCGATCGCGGCCATTGGCAGCAGCAGTTCGCGGTTGAAGTGCCGGGCGAAGCCGATCCGCTGACCTTGCTCGTGCGCGGCACGCGCCTCGTGTCGACGGTCGAGGGGCAGGCCGACGATCCGCAGACGTCCGGTTACGTCGTCGTGTTCGATGACATCTCCGACGTGATTTCCGCGCAGCGTTCGGTCGCGTGGGGCGAGGTCGCGCGGCGGCTCGCGCACGAGATCAAGAACCCGCTGACGCCGATCCAGCTGTCGGCCGAGCGGCTGCAGATGAAGCTGTCCGACAAGCTCGCGCCGCCCGATGCGGACGTGCTCAAGCGCGGCGCGACGATGATCGTCAACCAGGTGGCCGCGATGAAGCGGATGGTCGACGACTTCCGCGAATACGCGCGCACGCCGCCGGCCGTGCTGTCGAACCTGCAGTTGAACGAACTCGCGAGCGAGGTGCTCGGGCTGTATGGTGTCGGCGAAGGCAAGAGTGCGATCGTCGCCGAACTGGCGCCGTCGCTGCCGGTGATTCGCGGCGACGCGACGCAACTGCGCCAGGTGATTCACAACCTGCTGCAGAACGCACAGGATTCGGTCGCGGAAGTCGCGCATCCGCGTGTGTTGATCGAAACCAAGACAGTAGAATATGGCGATCCCGACGCAGAGGGCAAAACGCGCGTCGCGGTACGTCTTACCGTGTCCGACAACGGGCCCGGTTTTCCGGCACGCATCCTGACCCGTGCGTTCGAGCCTTACGTGACGACGAAGGCGAAGGGCACGGGGCTCGGATTGGCCACGGTCAAGAAAATCGTCGATGAGCACGGCGCGCGGATCGATCTGCGCAATCGCATGCACGGCGAGACCGTCGAGGGTGCGCAGGTGTCGATCCTGTTCCTGCAGATGGCGAGCGATACGCCAGGCGCCGAACCCGGCGCGCAGGGCGGGGCGGCCCCCGCCAAGACAAAAGCAAGTGTGCAGACAAAGGCAGCGTAA
- the esaR gene encoding response regulator transcription factor EsaR yields the protein MATILVVDDEMGIRELLSEILSDEGHVVEAAENAQAAREYRLNQAPDLVLLDIWMPDTDGVTLLKEWAAQGLLTMPVIMMSGHATIDTAVEATKIGALDFLEKPIALQKLLKSVEHGLARGAAPVSVNAAAKAGAGQASGQSAVASAAALPTLGDDMAAALGLAGQTAAIPFDIPLREARDAFERAYFEYHLARENGSMTRVAEKTGLERTHLYRKLKQLGVELGKKPSEGAV from the coding sequence ATGGCAACCATCCTGGTGGTAGATGATGAAATGGGCATCCGGGAATTGCTCTCGGAGATCCTCAGCGATGAAGGACATGTCGTCGAGGCGGCGGAGAACGCGCAGGCCGCGCGGGAATACCGCCTGAATCAGGCGCCCGATCTCGTGCTGCTCGATATCTGGATGCCCGATACCGACGGCGTCACGCTGCTCAAGGAGTGGGCGGCGCAGGGCCTGTTGACGATGCCCGTGATCATGATGTCCGGGCACGCGACGATCGACACGGCCGTCGAGGCGACGAAGATCGGCGCACTCGATTTCCTCGAGAAGCCGATCGCACTGCAGAAGCTGCTGAAGTCCGTCGAGCACGGTCTCGCACGCGGCGCAGCACCGGTGTCCGTCAACGCGGCGGCGAAGGCCGGTGCGGGTCAGGCATCGGGCCAGTCGGCGGTCGCGTCCGCGGCGGCGCTGCCGACGCTCGGCGACGACATGGCCGCGGCGCTCGGCCTCGCGGGCCAGACGGCCGCGATCCCGTTCGACATCCCGTTGCGCGAAGCGCGCGATGCGTTCGAGCGCGCGTACTTCGAATATCACCTCGCGCGCGAGAACGGCAGCATGACGCGCGTCGCGGAGAAGACGGGCCTCGAGCGCACGCACCTGTATCGCAAGCTCAAGCAACTCGGTGTCGAGCTCGGCAAGAAGCCGTCCGAAGGCGCCGTATAA
- the queC gene encoding 7-cyano-7-deazaguanine synthase QueC: protein MIRTDAKDGALVLFSGGQDSATCVAWALERYQTVETLGFDYGQRHRVELECREGVREALKRDFPAWSDRLGDDHMIDLSVLGAISDTAMTRTIEIETAANGLPNTFVPGRNLMFMTIAAAIAYRRGLRVLVGGMCETDFSGYPDCRDDTMKALQVALNLGMDTRIVLETPLMWLDKAQTWQLAEQLGGEALVELIRVETHTCYVGERAELHDWGFGCGECPACKLRKRGYEAYLKGERVTEAPL, encoded by the coding sequence GTGATTCGGACAGACGCTAAAGACGGCGCGCTCGTGTTGTTTTCCGGTGGGCAGGACTCGGCCACGTGCGTGGCCTGGGCCCTCGAACGCTACCAGACGGTCGAGACGCTCGGCTTCGATTACGGCCAGCGCCACCGCGTCGAACTCGAATGTCGCGAAGGCGTGCGCGAAGCACTGAAGCGCGATTTTCCCGCATGGTCGGACCGGCTCGGCGACGATCACATGATCGACCTGTCGGTGCTCGGCGCGATCAGCGATACCGCGATGACGCGCACGATCGAGATCGAGACGGCCGCGAACGGCCTGCCGAATACGTTCGTGCCCGGACGCAACCTGATGTTCATGACGATCGCCGCGGCGATCGCCTATCGCCGCGGGTTGCGCGTGCTGGTCGGCGGGATGTGCGAGACCGATTTCTCGGGCTACCCCGACTGCCGCGACGACACGATGAAGGCGCTGCAGGTCGCGCTGAACCTCGGCATGGACACGCGCATCGTGCTCGAGACGCCGCTGATGTGGCTCGACAAGGCGCAGACCTGGCAGCTCGCCGAGCAGCTTGGCGGCGAGGCGCTCGTCGAACTGATCCGCGTCGAGACGCACACGTGCTACGTGGGCGAGCGCGCGGAACTGCACGACTGGGGCTTCGGCTGCGGCGAATGCCCGGCCTGCAAGCTGCGCAAGCGCGGCTACGAGGCTTACCTGAAGGGCGAGCGGGTAACCGAAGCGCCGCTGTGA
- the queE gene encoding 7-carboxy-7-deazaguanine synthase, with protein MTYAVKEIFYTLQGEGANAGRPAVFCRFAGCNLWSGREEDRAEAVCRFCDTDFVGTDGENGGKFKDAEALVATIAGLWPDGEAHRFVVCTGGEPMLQLDQPLVDALHAAGFEIAIETNGSLPVLETIDWICVSPKADAPLVVTKGNELKVVIPQDNQRLADYAKLDFEYFLVQPMDGPSRDLNTKLAIDWCKRHPQWRLSMQTHKYLNIP; from the coding sequence ATGACTTACGCGGTCAAGGAAATTTTCTACACGTTGCAGGGCGAGGGCGCGAACGCGGGCCGTCCGGCCGTGTTCTGCCGGTTCGCCGGCTGCAATCTGTGGTCGGGCCGCGAAGAAGATCGTGCGGAGGCCGTGTGCCGTTTCTGCGATACGGACTTCGTCGGCACCGACGGTGAGAACGGCGGCAAGTTCAAGGACGCCGAGGCGCTCGTCGCGACGATCGCCGGCCTGTGGCCGGACGGCGAGGCGCACCGCTTCGTCGTCTGCACCGGCGGCGAGCCGATGCTGCAGCTCGACCAGCCGCTCGTCGACGCGCTGCACGCGGCGGGCTTCGAGATCGCGATCGAGACCAATGGCTCGCTGCCGGTGCTCGAGACGATCGACTGGATCTGCGTGAGCCCGAAGGCCGACGCGCCGCTCGTCGTCACGAAGGGCAATGAACTGAAGGTCGTGATCCCGCAGGACAACCAGCGGCTCGCCGACTACGCGAAGCTCGATTTCGAGTATTTTCTCGTGCAGCCGATGGACGGCCCGTCGCGCGATCTCAACACGAAGCTCGCGATCGACTGGTGCAAGCGGCATCCGCAGTGGCGGCTGTCGATGCAGACCCACAAATATCTGAACATTCCCTGA
- the queD gene encoding 6-carboxytetrahydropterin synthase QueD — protein sequence MLITRKLEFDAGHRIPDHRSQCRNLHGHRYVLEVTLRGDLVDTEGAPDRGMVMDFADVKALAVEHLVNKWDHAFLVYARDEVVRSFLEQMADHKTVVIDRIPTVENLAAIAFDILANVYDAHYGVNLRLERVRLYETPNCWADVERQPGR from the coding sequence GTGCTGATTACCCGAAAACTCGAATTCGACGCGGGCCACCGCATTCCCGATCACCGCAGCCAGTGCAGGAACCTGCACGGCCATCGCTATGTGCTCGAAGTCACGCTGCGCGGCGATCTCGTCGATACCGAGGGGGCGCCCGACCGCGGCATGGTGATGGATTTCGCCGACGTGAAGGCGCTCGCGGTCGAGCACCTCGTCAACAAGTGGGATCACGCGTTCCTGGTCTATGCGCGTGACGAAGTCGTGCGCTCGTTCCTCGAGCAGATGGCCGACCACAAGACCGTCGTGATCGACCGGATCCCGACCGTCGAGAACCTCGCGGCGATCGCGTTCGACATCCTCGCGAACGTGTATGACGCGCACTACGGCGTGAACCTGCGTCTGGAACGCGTGCGCCTGTACGAAACGCCGAACTGCTGGGCCGACGTCGAGCGCCAGCCCGGCCGCTGA